From a region of the Helianthus annuus cultivar XRQ/B chromosome 5, HanXRQr2.0-SUNRISE, whole genome shotgun sequence genome:
- the LOC110943508 gene encoding uncharacterized protein LOC110943508 — translation MRLLHRLRHCLLAPCRQRLATNLLFHISPPAPPIYIETILIIDTGTREKYISIGVPLYQAAIRGDWKAAESILKRNGDLIRFAITENEETLLHVEASAESTKGVEDFVINLVNLMEKKDLELQNRSYNTALNLAAMAGNEKAARIMVEKHPTLMDIPGKRGEMPLYMAALYGKPAMVRYLYGISNKMSGDFWSHESRGWVLQRCVEAGIFDVALKIVNDRPELILKRVLLNKVLLALAETREAFDLMDGSIVSKINSIFEVLHKKVWRVEDKHYALEFLRVIWGRIARMPRSVIDEILKGPHILKEDTLIKVYPYRVLFHAAKVGNTKFIVELIRLYPDLIWKTDDKRKTIFHLAVKRRHIEIYKLLYEIGAMKDLITPIKDIKDNNMLHMVAKSCKPNRLQDVPGPALQMQRELLWFKEIEQMIDPT, via the exons ATGAGGCTGCTGCACCGCCTCCGCCACTGCCTACTCGCTCCATGTCGCCAACGATTGGCAACTAATCTCTTGTTTCATATCTCCCCACCGGCTCCACCTATATACATAGAGACTATATTAATTATAGATACAG GTACTAGAGAAAAGTACATAAGTATTGGTGTTCCACTTTACCAAGCGGCAATCAGAGGAGATTGGAAGGCTGCTGAATCCATCCTTAAAAGAAACGGAGATCTGATACGTTTTGCAATCACTGAAAACGAGGAAACGCTGCTTCATGTTGAAGCATCAGCAGAAAGCACCAAGGGTGTGGAAGATTTTGTGATAAATCTCGTAAatttgatggagaaaaaggatctGGAGTTACAGAATAGAAGCTACAATACTGCCCTGAATTTAGCAGCAATGGCGGGTAATGAAAAAGCCGCGAGGATAATGGTGGAAAAGCATCCTACATTGATGGATATCCCTGGTAAGAGGGGAGAGATGCCACTCTACATGGCTGCTTTATATGGAAAGCCTGCCATGGTGAGGTATCTTTATGGTATCTCTAACAAAATGTCGGGCGATTTTTGGTCACATGAGAGTCGGGGATGGGTCCTACAAAGATGTGTTGAAGCTGGAATCTTCG ATGTTGCTCTGAAGATAGTGAATGATCGCCCAGAACTCATTCTCAAAAGGGTATTGCTTAATAAAGTTTTATTAGCTTTGGCTGAGACGAGAGAGGCATTTGATTTGATGGATGGAAGTATTGTATCCAAAATCAACTCAA TTTTTGAAGTGCTTCATAAGAAGGTGTGGCGCGTTGAAGACAAACACTACGCACTGGAATTTTTAAGAGTAATATGGGGAAGAATTGCCAGAATGCCTAGGAGTGTAATTGATGAAATACTCAAAGGGCCACATATTTTGAAGGAAGATACATTAATAAAAGTCTACCCTTACCGAGTACTTTTTCATGCTGCTAAAGTGGGCAACACAAAGTTTATAGTTGAGCTCATTCGACTATATCCTGATCTAATATGGAAAACAGATGACAAAAGGAAAACAATATTTCACTTGGCGGTCAAGCGTCGTCATATTGAAATCTATAAGTTGCTATATGAAATTGGCGCTATGAAAGATTTAATTACACCTATAAAAGACATAAAGGATAATAACATGTTGCATATGGTCGCAAAGAGTTGTAAGCCAAACCGACTTCAAGATGTGCCTGGACCTGCTTTACAAATGCAACGGGAGTTATTATGGTTCAAG GAGATAGAGCAAATGATCGATCCCACCTGA